GCTCATCCGGTCATGCGTGCGCTTCTGCGCGGGCAGCAGTTCCATGCGCACGAAGCGGCGCGCCTCCCCATGCGTCTTGTCCATGTCGCGCTGGTAGTCGGCGAGGCCATGGTCCTCCCCCTGCTCGAGCGCCTGGATGGCCGACTGCTCTCCCAGGACGTCCGCGCCCGCCTGGACGATCTTCGCGAAGGCGCCCCACACGCCCGAGCCCTCGGAGGGCTGGCCGCCCAGCTTCGTGATGCGCTCGCGGATGGCGGCGACCCGTTGCTCGTGATCTCTCAGGCAGTCCTGCAACGGATCGCGCAGCCGGTCCGTCGACACGTGGCCGATGGCCTGCCGGTAGGTCTCCACCGCGGACAACTCCCCGCGCAGGAATGAATTGAGCGTCTCCACATCCGTGTTCGCGTGCGACATGCGCCAGCCTCCGGTTCGTGCGTGCTTCGACACCAAAGGTGAGGCCCCGGAGCGCGGCGGCAACATGCGCCTCCCTCCTCGCCCGCTACTCGCGTACTAGGAGAGCCGGGGGATGGAAGCTTCCAGCAACTCCCCGGCCACGAGCGCCGCGCCCCTCGCCTCGCAGGACTCCCACATGCGCAGGAAGGCCTCGGCCGAGGAGAAGAGTGGATCCAACTGCTCGTCCTTCATGCCCACGTGGACGAGGTCCCGGATGAAGTCCGGCACCAGCCCGATATGGGCGAGGCCCTCGGTGTTGAAGTCGAACTCGCGCGAGCCGGCCCGCGAGCGCGCGAAGGGCACGTCCGTGCGGTACATGGTGCCCGTGTAGGGCAGGGGAGGCGCGTTCAACTGGGCGATCTGTTGCGGGC
The DNA window shown above is from Cystobacter fuscus DSM 2262 and carries:
- a CDS encoding DUF2383 domain-containing protein, producing MSHANTDVETLNSFLRGELSAVETYRQAIGHVSTDRLRDPLQDCLRDHEQRVAAIRERITKLGGQPSEGSGVWGAFAKIVQAGADVLGEQSAIQALEQGEDHGLADYQRDMDKTHGEARRFVRMELLPAQKRTHDRMSKLKKTLH